A genomic region of Rhizobium sp. NXC24 contains the following coding sequences:
- a CDS encoding MotE family protein: MTSIAIARKLLTSGCVATALLLSVSAAAAQEAPKPVVDPASSQDEIKQFCTNIADPARDQRYLLQKQELEKLQADVDQRIATMDKRKAEYEDWLKRRDDFLKTADSGLVDIYKNMKPDAAAASLNEVKVTVAAAIIMKLSPRQSSLILAEMDAQKAAVVTNIISSASDPNTSKSKDPS; this comes from the coding sequence ATGACATCGATCGCCATCGCCAGGAAATTGCTGACCTCCGGCTGTGTGGCGACGGCGTTGCTGCTGTCGGTCTCGGCCGCGGCGGCGCAGGAAGCGCCGAAGCCGGTCGTCGACCCGGCTTCGAGCCAGGACGAGATCAAACAGTTCTGCACGAACATCGCGGACCCGGCCCGCGACCAGCGCTATCTGCTACAGAAGCAGGAGCTTGAGAAACTGCAGGCCGATGTCGACCAGCGCATCGCCACGATGGACAAGCGCAAGGCGGAATACGAAGACTGGCTGAAGCGGCGCGACGACTTCTTGAAGACCGCCGATTCCGGCCTGGTCGACATCTACAAAAACATGAAGCCCGATGCGGCGGCGGCAAGCCTTAATGAGGTCAAGGTCACCGTAGCGGCTGCGATCATCATGAAACTCTCACCGCGCCAGTCGAGCCTCATTCTGGCGGAGATGGACGCGCAGAAGGCCGCTGTTGTCACCAACATCATCTCCAGCGCGTCCGATCCGAATACATCGAAGTCGAAGGACCCCTCATGA
- a CDS encoding glycosyl transferase, producing the protein MNTKNAYGTASSFYQKGQYTRALETLNGLLNVDTSPKTYALLAKTLLKLGFRADAARSYELAGRQKPYREDYLREALLLHFACGNEDATLSIGSLILNRALKDPDLAFALSSIFLSRQQRDLLAGFRTVLVEGPELKHRLMASKLLTDDLYDDGNRHIVATLFKKHPDNIIFRTLHLIFARELSDLATVDKHMAPILAATAAGNLDYIRPDNPFFHLHWCGDEAINKFAVHDTVPLPAGHAEARRKAPHTWGDKIRIGYLSSDFWPGHATMKLMQRTLELHDKDRFEIVLFDHSKPSSQQEEEFDYSKLGTMVDIRSLSDQAAAEAIRAHQIDILVDLKGHTKDSRVRILNHKAAPIQTAWLGFPGSAVNIDLDYIIGDPYVLPDYSKPHFHEKFCRLPECYQPNDPMYRPKPRPTTRALHGLPEDAFVFASFNGNRKITSHMIDIWCNILKRTKNSVLWLLCNARAEANLWTRLEARGISRKRIIFTTRIRYEDHIDRQQLADLGLDTFPVNGHTTTSEQLWGGLPVLTMKGTNFASRVSESLLNAIGVPELVAADVKAYEDMAVELARQPERIAALKETLAANRYIKPLFDAERLTRYVETAYEMMVARAKQGLDPDHMDVPALPARAEPFLVESQDAAAIAAE; encoded by the coding sequence GTGAATACGAAAAACGCCTATGGGACAGCGTCCAGCTTTTATCAAAAGGGACAATATACACGCGCGCTCGAAACACTGAACGGGCTGCTCAATGTCGATACATCGCCGAAGACCTATGCCCTGCTGGCAAAGACGCTGCTCAAACTCGGCTTCAGAGCGGACGCGGCGAGATCGTATGAACTGGCGGGCCGGCAGAAGCCTTATCGCGAAGACTATCTGCGGGAAGCCCTGCTGCTGCACTTTGCCTGCGGCAACGAAGATGCAACGCTTTCGATCGGTAGCCTGATTCTCAATCGGGCGCTCAAGGATCCGGATCTTGCCTTTGCCCTTTCCAGCATCTTTCTGAGCCGTCAGCAAAGGGACCTGCTGGCCGGCTTCAGGACCGTGCTCGTCGAAGGGCCGGAGCTCAAGCATCGGCTGATGGCCTCAAAACTGTTGACCGATGATCTTTACGATGACGGCAACAGGCACATCGTCGCAACCCTGTTCAAGAAGCATCCAGACAACATCATCTTTCGCACGCTCCATTTGATCTTCGCCCGCGAACTGTCCGATCTTGCGACAGTGGACAAACATATGGCGCCGATCCTGGCGGCGACGGCTGCCGGAAACCTCGACTATATCAGGCCGGACAATCCCTTCTTCCATCTGCACTGGTGCGGTGACGAAGCGATCAACAAGTTCGCAGTGCACGACACGGTACCGCTGCCGGCCGGGCACGCAGAGGCGCGCCGAAAGGCGCCGCATACATGGGGCGACAAGATTCGCATCGGCTATCTATCATCGGACTTCTGGCCGGGCCATGCGACGATGAAGCTCATGCAGCGGACGTTGGAACTGCACGACAAGGATCGATTCGAGATTGTCCTCTTCGACCATTCCAAGCCGTCATCTCAGCAAGAGGAAGAATTCGATTATTCGAAATTGGGTACCATGGTCGATATCCGCAGCCTCTCCGATCAGGCGGCGGCAGAGGCGATCCGTGCCCATCAGATCGACATCCTGGTTGATCTGAAAGGACATACCAAGGATAGCCGCGTCCGCATCCTCAACCACAAGGCTGCGCCGATTCAGACGGCATGGCTCGGCTTTCCGGGCTCCGCCGTCAACATCGACCTCGACTACATTATCGGCGATCCCTACGTTCTGCCGGATTATTCCAAGCCGCATTTCCACGAGAAGTTCTGCCGCCTGCCGGAATGCTATCAGCCGAACGATCCGATGTATCGCCCGAAGCCGCGGCCGACGACCCGTGCGCTGCATGGCCTGCCGGAGGATGCTTTCGTCTTCGCCTCGTTTAACGGCAACCGCAAGATCACCTCGCACATGATCGATATCTGGTGCAACATACTGAAGCGCACCAAGAACAGCGTGCTCTGGCTGCTTTGCAACGCGCGCGCCGAGGCCAACCTGTGGACGCGTCTGGAGGCGCGCGGCATCAGCCGCAAGCGCATCATCTTTACCACGCGTATCCGCTATGAGGATCACATCGACCGCCAGCAATTGGCCGATCTCGGTCTCGATACCTTCCCGGTGAATGGCCACACGACGACCTCGGAACAGCTCTGGGGCGGTTTGCCGGTGTTGACGATGAAGGGCACGAACTTCGCCTCGCGCGTCAGCGAAAGCCTGCTCAACGCCATCGGCGTGCCGGAGCTGGTGGCGGCCGATGTCAAAGCCTATGAAGACATGGCCGTCGAGCTCGCCAGGCAGCCGGAGCGCATTGCCGCGCTCAAGGAGACATTGGCGGCCAATCGCTACATCAAGCCGCTCTTCGATGCCGAACGCCTTACCCGTTACGTGGAAACCGCCTACGAAATGATGGTCGCACGCGCCAAGCAGGGCCTTGATCCGGATCATATGGACGTGCCGGCACTGCCGGCGCGAGCCGAACCGTTCCTGGTCGAAAGTCAGGATGCTGCAGCGATCGCCGCAGAATAA
- a CDS encoding pyridoxal-dependent decarboxylase, giving the protein MLSLQDGGSPWDGPRQRTSLDPDDWQSLRKQGHQMLDDMLDHLERLSEKPVWQPAPSPARALFDAPLPVEPTDLADVHAMFRDNVLPYGSGNIHSGFMGWVQGGGTVAGMLAEMLAGGLNANLGGRDHMPIEVERQIIRWTRQIFSFPDTAGGLFLTGASQANFVALLLARSRKLGANARAEGLSNEPRLVGYASSEVHGCVPRAFEMSGVGSDQLRRIPVNAAGQIDIAALERAIMRDKEAGHTPFLIIGSAGTVNTGAIDDLITLRGIADAHDLHFHVDGALGALGILCDDLAHLFAGIETCDSLAFDFHKWGQVPYDAGFLLVRDSTWQRQTFASEAAYLSRAASGLAGGDWWPCDYGPDLSRGFRALKTWFTLKTYGVKALGDSMAANCVLARGLARRIEQEPALRLLAPVALNIVCFAYVGPDGDAPPQVNARIIEHLHAEGRVAPSLTHINGQPAIRAAIVNHRTRQMDIDALIDGVLKLGSRQDLLQC; this is encoded by the coding sequence ATGTTAAGTTTACAAGACGGCGGATCACCGTGGGATGGACCGCGGCAACGGACAAGCCTCGACCCCGACGACTGGCAAAGCCTGCGCAAGCAGGGTCACCAGATGCTGGACGATATGCTCGACCATTTGGAAAGGCTCTCCGAAAAGCCCGTCTGGCAACCAGCACCGTCGCCTGCGCGCGCCCTGTTTGACGCGCCTCTACCGGTCGAACCGACGGATCTGGCGGATGTCCATGCCATGTTCCGCGACAATGTTCTTCCCTATGGCAGCGGCAATATCCATTCAGGATTTATGGGCTGGGTGCAGGGCGGCGGAACAGTCGCCGGCATGTTGGCGGAGATGCTGGCCGGCGGTCTGAACGCCAATCTCGGCGGGCGCGACCACATGCCGATCGAGGTCGAGCGTCAGATCATCCGGTGGACACGGCAAATATTCTCATTTCCGGATACCGCTGGCGGCCTGTTCCTGACCGGCGCCTCGCAGGCCAATTTTGTCGCCCTCCTGCTCGCGCGCAGTAGAAAGCTCGGTGCAAATGCCCGCGCTGAGGGTCTATCGAACGAGCCGCGGCTCGTGGGCTACGCATCGAGCGAAGTGCATGGTTGCGTGCCGCGCGCATTCGAGATGTCGGGTGTCGGCAGCGATCAGCTCCGGCGAATCCCGGTCAACGCGGCCGGGCAGATCGATATTGCGGCCCTCGAACGTGCCATCATGCGCGACAAGGAGGCGGGACACACGCCGTTCCTCATCATCGGAAGCGCAGGGACGGTAAATACCGGAGCGATCGACGACCTCATCACTTTGCGCGGTATCGCCGACGCCCACGACCTGCATTTTCACGTCGACGGTGCGTTGGGGGCGCTGGGTATCCTTTGCGATGATCTGGCGCATTTGTTCGCCGGCATCGAAACCTGCGATTCGCTGGCCTTCGATTTCCACAAATGGGGCCAGGTGCCATACGATGCAGGCTTCCTCCTCGTGCGCGACAGCACATGGCAGCGCCAGACGTTTGCTTCGGAAGCCGCCTATCTCAGCCGTGCCGCCTCGGGTCTGGCCGGCGGTGACTGGTGGCCTTGCGACTACGGCCCGGACCTGTCACGCGGCTTCCGCGCGCTCAAAACCTGGTTCACCCTCAAGACCTATGGCGTCAAGGCTTTGGGGGATTCGATGGCTGCCAACTGTGTCCTGGCACGCGGTCTCGCACGCCGGATCGAACAGGAACCCGCCTTGCGGCTCTTGGCGCCGGTTGCGCTCAATATCGTTTGCTTTGCCTATGTCGGCCCCGACGGTGACGCGCCGCCGCAAGTCAATGCCCGGATCATCGAACATCTCCACGCCGAGGGGCGCGTCGCCCCGTCCCTCACCCACATTAACGGACAACCGGCAATCCGCGCCGCGATCGTGAACCATCGCACGCGGCAGATGGATATCGACGCGCTGATTGACGGCGTTCTGAAACTCGGTTCTCGACAGGATTTGCTCCAATGCTGA
- a CDS encoding flagellin produces the protein MTSIVTNNSAMAALQTLRGISNNLQSTQDAVSSGLRISKASDNAAYWSIATTMKSDDSAIGAVSDALGLGAAKVDTASTAVTSTLDIVGQIKDKLVTAMEGSVDKGQVQEEIGQLQEQLQSVAQSASFNGENWVMAANGDSASVVSSFIRGTNGTVSVSTTSYAFNTGATGNVLFGANNGSIDTSSGILGTQDSTVGASVFSLDITNMTSGQISSALNMVQTALNSMTSMGSKLGSISSRIDLQTTFASSLSDSIESGVGKLVDADMEQESSKLSALQTQQQLAIQSLSIANSSTQSILSLFR, from the coding sequence ATGACCAGCATCGTAACCAACAATTCCGCTATGGCCGCTCTGCAGACTCTGCGCGGCATCAGCAACAACCTGCAGAGCACGCAGGACGCTGTTTCTTCCGGCCTGCGCATCTCCAAGGCTTCCGATAACGCCGCCTATTGGTCGATCGCCACCACGATGAAGTCCGACGACAGCGCTATCGGCGCCGTCTCCGACGCGCTCGGCCTCGGTGCCGCCAAGGTCGACACGGCATCCACCGCAGTCACCAGCACCCTCGACATCGTCGGCCAGATCAAGGACAAGCTCGTCACCGCCATGGAAGGTTCGGTTGACAAGGGCCAGGTCCAGGAAGAAATCGGCCAGCTTCAGGAACAGCTCCAGAGCGTCGCTCAGTCCGCTTCGTTCAACGGCGAAAACTGGGTCATGGCTGCAAACGGCGACTCCGCTTCGGTTGTTTCGTCCTTCATCCGCGGCACCAACGGCACCGTTTCGGTCAGCACGACGTCCTACGCCTTCAACACCGGCGCAACGGGCAACGTTCTGTTCGGCGCGAATAACGGCTCGATCGACACGTCTTCGGGTATCCTTGGTACCCAGGACTCCACGGTTGGCGCTTCGGTCTTCAGCCTGGACATCACCAACATGACCTCCGGCCAGATCTCCAGCGCCCTCAACATGGTTCAGACCGCTCTGAACTCCATGACCAGCATGGGTTCGAAGCTCGGCTCGATCTCCAGCCGTATCGACCTGCAGACGACCTTCGCTTCGTCGCTGTCCGACTCGATCGAATCGGGCGTTGGCAAGCTGGTCGACGCCGACATGGAACAGGAATCGAGCAAGCTCTCTGCTCTGCAGACGCAGCAGCAACTGGCTATCCAGTCGCTCTCGATCGCCAACTCCTCCACGCAGTCGATCCTGTCGCTGTTCCGTTAA
- a CDS encoding flagellar basal body P-ring protein FlgI translates to MRSLRHFLGVLLALPSLIVADPALAMQSRIKDIASLQAGRDNQLIGYGLIVGLQGTGDSLRSSPFTEQSMRAMLQNLGISTQGGQSAAKNTAAVMVTTNLPPFASPGSRIDVTVSSLGDATSLRGGTLIMTSLSGADGQIYAVAQGSVIVSGFQAQGAAASVTEGTTTAGRVPGGAIIERELPSRFKDSVNLVLQLRNPDFSTSIRIADTVNAWATSHFGGPIAEAKDSQEVAIEKPKMADLTRLMADIENLDVQTDTPAKVVINERTGTIVIGADVRVSPVAVSYGTLTVQVSENPQIVQPEPFSNGETAVQDQTDITASKSGGRVAVLEGPDLKTLVSGLNNIGVKPDGIIAILQGIKSAGALQAELVLQ, encoded by the coding sequence ATGAGAAGCCTTCGCCATTTCCTCGGGGTTTTGCTGGCATTGCCGAGCCTGATCGTCGCCGATCCGGCGCTGGCGATGCAATCGCGCATCAAGGACATAGCCTCGCTGCAGGCCGGCCGCGACAACCAGTTGATCGGCTACGGCCTGATCGTCGGTCTCCAGGGAACCGGCGACAGCCTGCGTTCCTCGCCCTTCACTGAACAGTCCATGCGCGCGATGCTGCAGAATCTCGGCATTTCGACGCAGGGCGGCCAGTCCGCCGCCAAGAATACCGCCGCCGTCATGGTGACGACCAATCTGCCGCCCTTCGCAAGCCCAGGCAGCCGCATCGACGTCACGGTCAGCTCGCTTGGCGATGCGACGTCGCTGCGCGGCGGTACGCTGATCATGACCTCGCTCAGCGGTGCCGACGGGCAGATCTACGCCGTGGCGCAGGGCTCGGTTATCGTCTCTGGCTTCCAGGCCCAGGGGGCGGCCGCGAGCGTCACCGAAGGCACCACCACCGCCGGCCGCGTGCCGGGCGGCGCCATCATCGAACGCGAACTGCCGTCGCGTTTCAAGGATTCGGTCAATCTTGTCCTGCAGTTGCGCAATCCGGATTTCTCCACCTCAATCCGCATCGCCGATACGGTCAATGCCTGGGCGACCTCGCATTTCGGCGGTCCGATCGCCGAGGCCAAGGATTCCCAGGAAGTTGCGATCGAAAAGCCGAAGATGGCGGATCTGACGCGGCTGATGGCGGATATCGAAAATCTCGACGTCCAGACCGACACGCCTGCCAAGGTCGTCATCAATGAACGCACCGGAACGATCGTCATCGGTGCCGATGTCCGTGTCTCGCCGGTCGCCGTCAGCTACGGCACCTTGACGGTTCAGGTCAGTGAAAACCCGCAGATCGTGCAGCCGGAGCCCTTCTCGAACGGTGAGACGGCCGTTCAGGATCAGACGGATATCACCGCGAGCAAGAGTGGCGGCCGCGTCGCCGTGCTCGAAGGACCCGATCTGAAGACGCTGGTCTCCGGGCTGAACAATATCGGCGTCAAGCCGGACGGCATCATCGCCATCCTGCAAGGCATCAAATCGGCCGGCGCCCTGCAAGCGGAGCTCGTGCTGCAATGA
- the flgH gene encoding flagellar basal body L-ring protein FlgH, which yields MNMRLTATCAVVVFLAGCQSQALKEIGRAPAMSPIGSGLQYAQTPQMLQYPKRPHQVAQGYSLWNDSQAALFKDSRALNVGDILTVNISINDKANWDNETNRSRTNKSDMNWDITAKIFGWQPSTNADATSGSDTSTDAKGKMQRSEQITLLVAAVVTGVLENGNLMISGSQEVRMNQEIRILNVAGIVRPQDVTSENTISYDKIAEARISYGGRGRLTEIQQPPRGQQAVDLLSPL from the coding sequence ATGAACATGCGTCTTACGGCCACGTGCGCAGTCGTCGTTTTCCTCGCCGGTTGTCAGTCGCAGGCTCTGAAGGAAATCGGCAGGGCGCCTGCCATGAGCCCGATCGGCAGCGGCCTGCAATATGCGCAGACGCCGCAAATGTTGCAGTATCCGAAGCGGCCGCATCAGGTGGCGCAGGGGTATTCGCTCTGGAACGATTCGCAGGCTGCCCTTTTCAAGGATTCGCGAGCGCTCAATGTCGGTGACATCCTGACGGTCAATATCTCGATCAACGACAAGGCGAACTGGGATAACGAGACCAATCGCAGTCGCACGAACAAGAGCGATATGAACTGGGATATCACCGCCAAGATCTTTGGCTGGCAGCCGAGCACCAATGCTGACGCAACCTCCGGCTCCGACACCAGCACTGACGCCAAGGGCAAGATGCAGCGTTCCGAGCAGATCACTCTGCTTGTTGCCGCGGTCGTCACCGGCGTTCTCGAAAACGGCAACCTGATGATCAGCGGTTCGCAGGAAGTGCGGATGAACCAGGAGATTCGTATCCTGAACGTCGCCGGTATCGTCCGGCCTCAGGACGTCACGTCGGAAAACACGATCTCCTACGACAAGATCGCCGAAGCGCGTATCTCCTACGGCGGCCGCGGCCGTCTGACGGAAATTCAGCAGCCGCCGCGCGGCCAGCAGGCGGTCGACCTGCTGTCGCCGCTCTGA
- a CDS encoding flagellar basal body-associated FliL family protein, whose protein sequence is MAAAADASEKGKGSPLIMMIVGLVILTVLGGGGGWFLGTMVSPKIKTATAVAKAAEQTPTGEKQAAAAAEANGIIQLDPITTNLAYPSQNWIRLEIALMFKGKPDAQLAEAIHQDILAYVRTVSLQQVEGPRGFQYLRDDVQERVDLRSEGRVSKVMFRTFVIE, encoded by the coding sequence ATGGCAGCAGCGGCAGACGCATCGGAAAAAGGCAAGGGATCGCCGCTGATCATGATGATTGTCGGGCTGGTGATCCTGACGGTTCTCGGCGGTGGCGGCGGCTGGTTCCTCGGCACTATGGTCTCCCCGAAGATCAAGACGGCGACGGCCGTGGCAAAGGCCGCGGAGCAGACGCCCACCGGCGAAAAGCAGGCAGCGGCCGCCGCGGAAGCAAACGGCATCATTCAACTCGATCCGATCACGACCAATCTTGCCTATCCCTCGCAAAACTGGATCCGGCTCGAAATCGCGCTGATGTTCAAGGGCAAGCCGGACGCGCAGCTTGCGGAGGCCATCCATCAGGATATCCTCGCCTATGTTCGCACGGTTTCGCTGCAGCAGGTCGAAGGCCCGCGCGGCTTCCAATATCTTCGGGATGACGTTCAGGAACGTGTTGACCTTCGCTCGGAAGGGCGGGTATCGAAAGTTATGTTCAGAACTTTCGTGATCGAATGA
- a CDS encoding glutathione synthase produces MLMTSGLVAARASDEIGGARRILGMQRIVPLIYAGADVTPLWNELMQRIGANGKDAAAMFDLGTILQTLGRSEEAHQVLRGAVELSRNFCVVHGDGQGPRLLAFVTPGNFMANTPLDFLLADSNCVLWLHYVDAETTALTDLPDHDVAFMAIGESTENAPVLERMRTLLADFDGPIMNDDPELISRLTRDGVSGMLANEPSILSPSTYRIPREDLVAVGAGTKALDECAPGLSFPLVVRPISTHAGNGMERIADISGLSAWLATQSAPELYVAPFIDFRGPDGLYNKQRIVFIEGKAFASHMALSEHWIVHYLSAGMAESPAKRAVEQAWMENFDTDFAVRHKESFEALYRHIGLDYFGIDCAELPDGRLLVFELDVAMVVHNMDSATIYPYKQVAMRKLFDGFIDAVRHRKTGGI; encoded by the coding sequence ATGCTGATGACATCCGGCCTCGTGGCCGCTCGCGCCTCTGACGAAATCGGAGGCGCCAGGCGAATCCTGGGCATGCAGAGGATCGTGCCGCTCATCTATGCCGGCGCCGACGTGACGCCGCTTTGGAACGAGCTGATGCAGCGGATCGGAGCCAATGGCAAAGACGCGGCGGCGATGTTCGACCTGGGGACGATCCTGCAGACGCTTGGCCGCTCCGAAGAGGCTCATCAGGTCCTGCGGGGCGCGGTGGAGCTCAGCCGCAACTTTTGCGTCGTCCACGGGGATGGACAAGGGCCCCGGCTGTTGGCCTTCGTGACGCCGGGCAACTTCATGGCGAACACGCCGCTGGATTTTCTGCTGGCGGATAGCAACTGTGTTCTTTGGCTGCATTACGTGGACGCGGAAACGACCGCGCTCACGGATTTGCCGGACCACGACGTTGCGTTCATGGCGATCGGCGAATCGACCGAAAACGCCCCCGTGCTTGAACGGATGCGGACGCTGCTGGCCGATTTTGACGGCCCGATCATGAACGACGATCCGGAACTGATCAGCCGGCTGACGCGCGATGGCGTCAGCGGCATGCTGGCCAATGAGCCCTCCATTCTGTCGCCGAGCACGTACCGCATTCCACGCGAGGACCTTGTCGCAGTCGGTGCGGGCACAAAAGCCCTGGACGAATGCGCGCCGGGCCTCTCATTTCCGCTCGTCGTTCGTCCGATCAGTACCCATGCCGGCAATGGAATGGAACGTATCGCCGATATTTCGGGACTGTCCGCATGGCTGGCCACGCAGTCGGCTCCCGAGCTCTACGTCGCGCCTTTCATCGATTTCCGCGGGCCGGACGGCCTCTACAACAAGCAGCGCATCGTATTTATCGAAGGCAAGGCCTTCGCCAGCCATATGGCGCTTTCCGAGCATTGGATCGTGCACTATCTCAGCGCCGGCATGGCGGAAAGCCCGGCGAAGCGGGCTGTCGAACAGGCTTGGATGGAGAATTTCGATACGGATTTCGCGGTCCGCCACAAGGAGAGTTTCGAAGCTCTCTATCGTCACATAGGGCTTGATTATTTCGGTATCGATTGCGCCGAACTTCCCGACGGACGTCTGCTGGTTTTCGAGCTCGACGTGGCGATGGTCGTCCACAACATGGATAGCGCCACCATCTATCCCTACAAGCAGGTTGCCATGCGCAAGTTGTTTGATGGCTTCATCGATGCTGTGCGCCACCGGAAGACCGGTGGAATCTGA
- the fliP gene encoding flagellar type III secretion system pore protein FliP (The bacterial flagellar biogenesis protein FliP forms a type III secretion system (T3SS)-type pore required for flagellar assembly.), which produces MIRLLFVLLILVFAAFSPEMAMAQQLPQQLPTDLFNVPVNGSVAAWIIRTFGLLTILSIAPGILIMVTSFPRFIIAFSILRSGMGLSTTPSNTILLSLALFMTFYVMSPTFDQAWKDGAQPLMANQISEADAVQRIAEPFRTFMSNNTRDKDIKLFVDLAQERGQTVVVDNKIDYRVLIPAFMISEIRRGFEIGFLVVLPFLVIDLIVSTIVMAMGMMMLPPTSISLPFKILFFVLIDGWNLLVGSLVRSFH; this is translated from the coding sequence ATGATTCGATTATTATTTGTTTTACTTATATTGGTTTTCGCTGCGTTTTCGCCTGAGATGGCGATGGCGCAGCAATTGCCGCAACAGCTCCCGACGGATCTCTTCAATGTCCCGGTGAACGGCTCGGTCGCGGCTTGGATCATTCGCACCTTCGGGCTGTTGACGATCCTGTCGATCGCGCCAGGCATCCTCATCATGGTGACGAGCTTTCCGCGCTTCATCATCGCGTTTTCGATCCTGCGTTCGGGCATGGGCTTGTCCACCACGCCGTCGAACACGATCCTGCTGAGCCTCGCGCTGTTCATGACCTTCTACGTCATGTCGCCGACCTTCGATCAGGCCTGGAAGGATGGCGCGCAGCCGCTGATGGCCAATCAGATTTCGGAGGCCGATGCCGTTCAGCGCATCGCCGAGCCTTTCCGCACCTTCATGTCCAACAACACGCGCGACAAGGACATTAAGCTCTTCGTCGATCTGGCGCAGGAGCGCGGGCAAACGGTCGTGGTCGACAACAAGATCGATTATCGCGTGCTGATCCCGGCTTTCATGATCTCGGAAATCCGCCGTGGTTTTGAAATCGGCTTCCTGGTCGTTCTGCCGTTTCTGGTCATCGACCTGATCGTCTCGACCATCGTCATGGCGATGGGCATGATGATGCTGCCGCCGACATCGATCTCGCTGCCCTTCAAGATCCTTTTCTTCGTGCTGATCGACGGCTGGAACCTGCTGGTCGGCAGCCTTGTGCGCTCTTTCCACTAA
- a CDS encoding flagellin, with translation MTSILTNNAAMGALQTLRGINSDLQSTQNAVSSGLRISKASDNAAYWSIATTMKSDDSAIGAVSDALGLGAAKVDTATTAVTSALDIVSQIKSKLVTAMEGSVDKGQVQEEIGQLQQQLESVAQSASFNGENWVMAANNDSASVVSSFIRGTNGTVSVSTTSYAFNTGATGNVLFGTQANGSIDTSAGILGTQDSTVGASVFSLDITGMTGGQISTALNMVQTALNSMTSMGSRLGSISTRIDLQTTFASSLSDSIESGVGKLVDADMEEESSKLSALQTQQQLAVQSLSIANSSSQNILSLFR, from the coding sequence ATGACGAGCATCCTTACCAACAACGCTGCAATGGGCGCACTGCAGACACTGCGCGGCATCAACAGCGACTTGCAGTCCACGCAGAATGCCGTTTCCTCGGGCCTGCGCATCTCCAAGGCTTCCGATAACGCCGCCTATTGGTCGATCGCCACCACGATGAAGTCTGACGACAGCGCTATCGGCGCCGTCTCCGACGCCCTCGGCCTCGGTGCCGCCAAGGTCGACACGGCTACCACCGCAGTCACCAGCGCCCTCGACATCGTCAGCCAGATCAAGTCCAAGCTTGTAACCGCCATGGAAGGCTCGGTTGACAAGGGCCAGGTCCAGGAAGAAATCGGCCAGCTCCAGCAGCAGCTCGAGAGCGTCGCTCAGTCCGCTTCGTTCAACGGCGAAAACTGGGTCATGGCTGCAAACAACGATTCCGCCTCGGTCGTTTCGTCCTTCATCCGCGGCACGAACGGCACCGTTTCGGTCAGCACGACGTCCTACGCCTTCAACACCGGCGCAACGGGCAACGTTCTGTTCGGCACGCAGGCTAACGGCTCGATCGACACGTCTGCGGGTATCCTTGGTACCCAGGACTCCACGGTTGGCGCTTCGGTATTCAGCCTCGACATCACCGGCATGACCGGCGGCCAGATCTCCACCGCCCTCAACATGGTTCAGACCGCTCTGAACTCCATGACCAGCATGGGTTCGCGTCTCGGCTCGATCTCGACCCGCATCGACCTGCAGACGACCTTCGCTTCGTCGCTGTCCGACTCGATCGAATCGGGCGTTGGCAAGCTGGTCGACGCCGACATGGAAGAAGAATCGAGCAAGCTCTCTGCTCTGCAGACGCAGCAGCAGTTGGCCGTCCAGTCGCTCTCGATTGCCAACTCCTCGTCGCAGAACATCCTGTCGCTGTTCCGTTAA